The DNA region taacGTAAAGTAAAGTAACGTTAAAGGTATTCCTTCAATAGACTTTTACAAGCCAGCTGTGGTCACACTTAAGGGTGGGGAAACATCGATGATCGCAatcacatatttttaaaatacaaaaatgtttttttttaacaattatttTAGCTAACTtaaattttggtttttcttCAGGAAAaggattattatttttataatttataaagtGAAAAACAACGAGAATGCCCTTCAAATATCGATGTttcaaaaatttcaaatatatCGATGTTTCTATCGATTATTCTACATCTCTAGAGAAAAGATTTGTACggaatataaataatttgcaATAAACAAGAGAACTTTGGGAGCCTTAAATTACACAAAGACCCGGCAATATGGATCGCAATAACGGGTAAATTAACGGGACCGCAGAGCAGTATCGTATAACGGTACTCTGGCTCGAAATGCCCTGTGTGCGTCGAACGACAAAAGACAGTGTTTACACACATACGCACATCCACGGGTATATACATGGCACGTCTGTATGTCCGATCTTCCTCTTAACACCCGTTACTTTTATTATATTCCAATAAAAAGGGtattattcaaaaatgttcGGTCATCAAAGGGTTTCCGCCTTATAAATGTACTTTATTGATTAGTTACAATTCTTTATTAGATGTCCGTATGATAGTTAAGATCTTGGCAACCATATTGGTTTTATGCAGGCTCTTGTGATAtggtattaaaaacaaatcttCAGAGATTTGAAGACTCCAACAAGTGTTTCTTAAAGTATGCTATGTAAAATAGTATCAGGGATGCCAAAGATAACACTTTAGAAAAatcgtagcatacttttagatatCTTGTGCTATAAAAGAGATTTTATACCCCTAGATTCGCTTGGAACTCGCCGCACTCTCATTATTCTAATATATTctgttataataatatttccccTTCCTTATAGACGCTACCCCTACAACATAAGACGCCAGAATAGCGGGCACAATCCGTCGCACAGCTACCATCATCACCACAACAACAATTCGGTGGCGGGGGCGTCCAGTTCTCCGGGATACAACAATCACAGCGCCGGAAGTTCTCCGTCCGTCGGGGCGCACAACAACAGCAATGCCCTATATGCCACAGCCGCcgggcaacaacaacaacaacaaccacagagCCTTCCAATCTCGCAGCACGACGAACTGATCCGATATATCCGGGAAGCATGGAATAAGGTAAGGTGCCCGAGTTTCGGAACCAGATGACCACCCACTAGTCACAGTGCTTCGCTTTTTGCCCGCGAAAAAACAGGGACCGTAGCCAATGATGAGTCAGTCGTCAATCTCCCTTAtaattttaatagtttttagGGAAGTAGGATAGGATTTATAAAAGATATCAGAAGGTCCGTACTTATTATAATTTCTGTTCAATCGATCATTATTTGCATATCCCTTTAATAAGGTATGTTTAGTTAATCAAGCATGATGTTTTAGGGAAAAAGAGTAGGATATACATAGTACTTACTATCATTTCTGATCAATCGATCATTATTTTTGTTCCTCATAGGAAGTTAGAAATAACTTTTAAAGGTGTCCAAGAGTAAACCACGATATTTTTAATGCTTAACTTGATAGGTTTTTAAAAgatcttaatatttttgtatatattaGGATTTACTTAATCGAGATTGCATACTTTGTCTCCAAAATGTAATATATCCCTCAAATCTGTAGGTTCGGTAATAATACATCAAGAAATATGCAAGTTCTCCACAGAATAATAATTTAAGTATTAATTTCAATCCTATAAGGTTTGAAATATCTTACAAAGGCGTGTTAAAGTATCCCACGATCTCTTTGATACGTTCCTAAAAGACTTTGGAATGTGAAAAGAATTTAAGATGCATGTTTTGGCTCCAATATCCAATTATACTGTAATATGTAGTATATGGTGTTTGACTAGGtttgataaaaatattttagaaatatGGAAGTtagccaaaaataaatattcatcTTACAATTTTATCACTTACGAATAGAGACACACCTGTAAGGTTAAGCAAAATCTTTCCATATAAATTTAGGATTGTCGACAAAATGAATCCATTGATGATACGGTCCCGGCTGTAATTTTCGGTTGCCCTTCATGCCTTGCTCTCTCTCCAGGTCTACGAACAGAGCCCAGCTGTGCTCTACTGCAACGAATCTGACAATCAGCTGAAAAACTTCAAGCCATTCGATCTGGAGGAGTACTGGGGCCAGCGCCTGGTGCAGAACATTCACGTGACCACCACGCAGGCTGGCGGACACCAGTAGAACCGGGAATCTTACGGCGGACAACGGCATGTGCTTCATGTGGtaacaattaaataaattatacatTTAAATGGGTGCCAGTTTCCCCCCGATTATTGACTAATTTCCATGCGATTGGAATCTTCATTTATGTTTGTTTGCTACCTGCTTTGGACTATATTGTGTGtgtaaaaatttattaaaatccaCTGCCAGCTGAAAGGCAAATATTGTATTCAATAAAGTGAAGATTGGCTAACGATTTTACCCAATGGCACCCAGAGTTTAGcatgctatctgcatttaagtGTTGTGCATTATGCGCGCTTAAAATTTGACCAGAACAACAATAAACAATCTAGAGCGTAGACAAATTGAAAACGatcttgtttatttcattaatgaGTGGAAATTATGGGGAAGAGAAGTCATTTTAAACTAATTCATTTTGGGGATCAATAGGTAGTAAAGAGtgaaatttaaagaaaatctACATATGTTTCTATCTCTAGTtcttttatgtttttaatattccaCAATTACTTAATAACCAAAATCCCTTTTTTCGGTTATACTTTCGGATAGAATTCAAGAATTTCATATACAAATAGCTAATGCGTAAATGCATGTCAAAATCTTATCTCATTTCAagtaaaattctttaaaattacaatattcGCGGATAATGGTTAATTTAAAATGCTCACTGCcgtttacatttatttataaattaaaaaaagaaatatagcaaagaaaataataatatttgtttttgagGTAGAGTCTTGTGGAAAGTGATTAAAATGCATAATTAATGTAGAACGTTGAATAAAAATGTGACAAAAAAGAAACTCCATATTTCTTGTAACATAAAACCTGCTTGAAAACAAGACTATCACTCAAGAATTAAAATCCAACTGGCAAAGGAATCCTTCACATAGTTACCACAACACCTCCTTGAACCGAAAACACTGCGTTTTTGTACTGAACGGCAATTCGTGGGTTTATAAAAGTAACTTTTATTTCTCTCACTGTTTACATCGTaccgctgctgttgttgtcgtTTCAGCACATGGATTGGGTGGATCCCTTAGACCATCTTGCGCAGCAGACGGTTGATCTGGTCCTCACGGTTACCAAAGTCACCGCCGTTGACATAATGGTTGGCCTTCTTGCGCCAGCCGCCGGTGGGGGTGTTTAGCTTGAAGGGCCACAGGAAGTTGGAGGCATACTTGAAGTTGGGGCCGACGGTGAAGATCTCGTGGACAAGATCCTCGACGCACTGAATCTGATGGGCCTGTCGCAGCTTGCGCTCGATGACAAAGTTGTCGGTGATGGGGACACGCTGACGGTTGTGCTTGACGAAACCGCGCTTGTAGATCAACTCCCGCACGGACTTGAGGTTGGGGTAACCCCAGGTAATGTAGGGCTCGGCAATGCGGAGCATGTTGATGGTGGCCTTGTTCAGCTTGATGAACACACCGTTGTTGATCTGCCTCAGACGGAACAGCTGCAGGACCTTACGCACCTTGGGCGCCACCTTGTTGATACTAAGGGAGGAGGAGCAATTTAGAATAGCTGGCAGGGGAATGTGCTAAGGCTAGTTCCTTCACTCACCCGCGGATACGGACCACAAAGGCCAACTTGGCCTCGGCGGGCACGTAAAATTGGTTGCGCTTCTTTGCCAGACGACGCAGCTTGATCTCCCGCTGATCAGCCTTGATGTACTCATTCTGGTACTTCTCGGCGCGCACCAGATTCTCCTTCTTGCGCAGGGCAATCACGGCTGCCTTCTTGAGGCGACGTTTCGAATCGGCCACCCGCTTCGAGATTTGTTTCTTGCTGAACTTCAGCTTCGATTCCGGCACAGCGGGCAGCTTTTTCGCTGCTGGCTTCTTGGTGACCGGAGCAGGCATCTGTGGGCGGCACAAAACGATTGCATTTGAGCGGTTTCCTCACAAGTTCGGgtgtatttttattgaaaatatcGCACTAACCTTTTACTAGTCACTGCACACGCTGGTAAAAGAAAGGGAAAGAAAGACCGGAAACGTGCTATACGCCAACTACGAGCTGTCAAATCGGCTGGGTGCAACCCTGCGTTCAGTGTTGCAAGATGCGGGCGAACGTGACACGAGGTATTTTACCAAGCGGTCACACTGGCCGTTATCGAGGATATGCCATCTCTAGCGGCTGTCAACAGGAGATTGCGCGGAATTTCGTGAATTAAGGTAGGTTTTTTGATTATTATGGCTTGCTTCTAACAATAGTAGTGTTTTGTGTGGTTTTACGAGTTTCTTTAGTCTCCCCTGGTATTTATCTAACATTACATTAACCGGTTACATTGGAAATATTAGCATTTTTAGTGTTCAACTTGGTTGTTCCATATTTGCAATTGTTAAAATGTTAGCAAATTGCAATTAGCAAATTAGCAAATCTACTGGATATAGTGTGCTGTGAACAATATTACACATATTTTTGAGTTCATAGGGTAATTAACTGACTCCTGGTTTTATAATTTAATCTTTTCTAAACTGTATTGATGAAAATACAGGGATCTAGGTAGAGTAAGTTCTAACTTCTTGCCAGTTTTTATGAATTAATTAACTATCTACATGCATATATCGTTCTTCATCATTAGAGAAACTCACTTTTATAGTATAAATTTCTTGAAGgttgaattttatattataatttttgcaattgcctaattaatatattttatgtatttcaGGTTATTTTTATGCACCAACATTTCCCAATCGAAAGGCAGCCCACTCAATTGACGATACGGACTTGTCCAGTCCAAGAACCAACGAATTTTACTATAAAGAACGTGATAAAATGAATTCCACACAAAACCCGATTTATCACACTTCCGTGGAGCAGAAGCGACATGCTCAAGATGTGGCCAAAAGGCAGCGAATGGGAATGCAAATGCCAAAGCTACGCGAAATGCTGCGAGAGGTAAAAGCCATTGTATTCCCCTTAAGAACACCTAATACCATCTATTATAATCCCAACAGAAGTACCGCAAACGCATTATAGAAACCCGCAATAGATGCACGGACGCCAATCGCGAAATACAACTGGTAAGTCAAGTAAATCCCAAAGTATCACCCATAAATAACCTACTTTCTTTCCAGTCGGAACTCAGGGACATTCTTCGTCTGGAGCTCAGTGAGTTGGAAAAGGATGTGGAGCTGGAGCAGCTCATCCTGGAAGAACTACTCGCCGATGTGAACGAGTGGTATGCCCTGGGTGAAAAGAACCTGGAAACCCTATACGTAGAGCCGGATGAGAAGCAAAAAGATGTCCTCTGCCCAGTTTGTCAAATAAAAAGCCTAAGAAGCCACAAAGGCGCCTTTATTTGCGAGTGTGGCATCCAGTTTGAGCACTCTGCCAATATGGAACAGCTTCAGGTAGTCCTACAACAGCAAATCGCCAGCCACGAGCTCAATTGCACCCAGGCCCTACGATTCTTCATCGAACCCTCTTCGGGACACCTGTATAACATGTGCGGCAGCTGCGACTACTTTTCCTCCGTTTAGTTAATGTGTGCGCCTtgtttttaaagagtttttgaACCGCTGGTTGCGTCTAGTATATGATCTTATatgttaattaattttcttagtAAATTAAGCTAACGCGAAGCGATTTTTGTTGTTCTGATAGAAATTTGAACTCTAGGAGTCTTTTATTCTTATCAGTTCGTATTATCAGTGACCTACAATCTATGGGTTCACTCATTAAATTCGGAAAAAGTGATTATACATGGAGAAACTTGAAGTTCGTTCTTATAGCAGTGATAtggtaatatattttaatagcaaATTACAAATATTAATCTGCACTCTTTCAAGTTATTCTAAGGGGATCTTCATAACTTTAGATATTCTAATAGAAATTCTAGTTCTGAGCAGTCATAGATAATCTTATCAAGTTAGTCATACTTACAATTATGCGAGTTACTCTTATGTTACATActaaattaagaaaattaatacATTTGAACTAAATTTATCAAGCCTTCCAGTATTAGTCAACCGTTTCTATGATATTTTCGATGATTTATTAATATtgtataccaaatttttttttttactaaagAGGGCTACAAAAATATACCTAAGATTTAATATAATCctatgatttaaaatatatacaataattattaatgTTCTTTAATTGATTGAAACTTTGATTTTTAACGAGATTATTTAGCAAAACATATGGGTCGCTGATATCAACGGATAGCAACCCCATTCCGAAACCCGGTCGATGTGGGAAGAGCTTTCCCCCATCGCGCACGTGCGCGATCCCCCAGATCAGTGCAATATCTCCTCGAGATCGGGCGGCTGGCACTTCGTGATTTTTCCGGCGTGCGAGAGTCTGCTTAGTGTGCCGCCACGCTCGGTCGCAGACGGTTGGCCTTTTCTTCTCTCGAAGTTTTCTTTATCGCGGGGAACGTGCGCCACACAACCCCAACACCAGCCCAACACATATCTCTTGCAGCTATTTTGTTTATACAAAAATTACTTAAAAGAATAATAATTGAATGGCAACTGGGGACGCGACGGGCTCTCAGTTGGAAAcgaattgaaattaatttcggATCCATCGCGATCGCGCATAACACCACATATTGCGCCAGCAGTAATCGCAGTGCATATTCCCGATTGCGAAATAGTTTGTTTATATTGAGCGATTCTGTATTTGCTGTTCAACCTGTTGTACGCCAAAGTTTGAAAGTGAATGCCTATAGATTCGGTTTTAATTGTGGTAGCGATACAAAGAGTCGTAAAGGAATATGCGCAACGGGaggaaaatattttgaaatgatATCACAAATGTGAAATCATTTGATTTGACGAAGAGTTGAAAACCCGGCGCCTGGGCTAGAAAACATCATTCAATTCTGGCCATAAGTTTCGGTTTTATTGGCCATTATGAAGCAGTTGTTCAATATAATACACTGTGATCATTTGAATGGGCATGTACGCTCTATTTATGATAATTTAAATACAGATGTTTGTGGCATTGACCGTGTGAGGCGTGTTTTTACGTGTCTGAGCATTTTTCTGCTACTTTTCTGCTGGATATTTGTTTGGAAAAGATACAAAAAGTgagtttatatatatttttgcaaGTGAACTCtctaaatatatgtatatctatTGTAACTTTGCTTGTTTCGATTGCCATTTAATACAACTTGGCATACAAAAGCTGAATTGACatattttaaactaaaattaaagtGTTTCGGcattgttttatttgtttttcatccGAGTATAAACATTTACTTTGCTTTGTTTACAATGAGTTTGCAATGAGCTTTTCCCTTAAATTGTGCAAAGATATGAACTGAAATAAGGTCAGATGTAATATCCGATTAATTAGCTCCTTTGTGATTATTATTAGAAGTTTTTTATCTATTTAACTCCTAGAATTGCAACCAAAATAAGAATGTAAATAATGCCCCCCATGGACGTATACGTATTAGACAGGAAAATGAGCacatttgtttaaatttagCACATGCGTTTGTAGATTATACGAATTCTGGAGAAGTGATGAGAGGGCCTAGAGTAATTTACCTCTGTGCATAATCAGCTTCAAAAATCACCAGACAAAATTTAATGTCTAAGATAACATAGCGATTTAGTTAGGAagataatttttatattttggcaTAAATTACTGTGGGTTATTGTTTGCTTTAACATAATATTATgctttaaattgtatatcGAATTTTAGcactttgtttattttaaaacatttatttttataatttgtattattttatattatatttgtttattttaccTGTATCAACAGCAAATTCAATCTTTAATGATTAAGAATGTAATTCAAAACGTTATACAATAAGAAATCATTACCTTATACCGGAAATTATTTACGTACGTGATCTTTCCTTCTTCGATTTTAAAATCCACTTAAAAGCCAATAATTGATATCCGGACCTCAAGTGCCCACACCATTGAAAATCATATGCACCCCGCAgcgaaattaaaatataatcaacATAGCATTCCGGATTCGAAAAATAACGCATCGCGTGCCAAAGTATTCTCAATGGGTAAATCTCAATTGCATCTGCAACGCACTTTTCATTAAGGGCGCAttcatataaataaatatatacgaGCCCGATACACGAAATCAATATCGTTGGGAACTGCAGTTAATTATAGAAACATGTCTGATATCTATGTTTTATTATGCTCATTTTATGAAGTGGTTCTTTACGAAATATTCAGATTCAGAGCCCTCTGGAGACACCTATTTAAAATGagtttaaaatacatataatcattttgtttttgtcattttaaaatattatgggTGATACGAATTTATGTACGATATAAATCAATAGGTTCTTATTTTTGTCGTGtgataatttaaaaacatgcCTATTTCCAGATCGAAAGATATGAAATTTGAAATAATATTAAGatgtttacaaaatatttctctaaacaatattatgatttaTTTAACACATCCAAATCTAAAAAATCTTCGAATTTCTTATGCAGATGTCATAAAACATTACTAATATTCCACAATGGACGTGCAGCTGTTTCCCTGGTCCTTTTGGCAGTAAATAGTCTGGAATTGGCTAGGAACTTTCTTCCTGAGCAAAATGTTGGCTATCTAAACACCCTTTTCCATTCGAGTCCCAGGGATCTGAACTATTTGGTTGTAATTGGGTCGGGTGA from Drosophila subpulchrella strain 33 F10 #4 breed RU33 chromosome 2L, RU_Dsub_v1.1 Primary Assembly, whole genome shotgun sequence includes:
- the LOC119547133 gene encoding uncharacterized protein LOC119547133 → MDRNNGRYPYNIRRQNSGHNPSHSYHHHHNNNSVAGASSSPGYNNHSAGSSPSVGAHNNSNALYATAAGQQQQQQPQSLPISQHDELIRYIREAWNKVYEQSPAVLYCNESDNQLKNFKPFDLEEYWGQRLVQNIHVTTTQAGGHQ
- the LOC119547131 gene encoding 60S ribosomal protein L7 encodes the protein MPAPVTKKPAAKKLPAVPESKLKFSKKQISKRVADSKRRLKKAAVIALRKKENLVRAEKYQNEYIKADQREIKLRRLAKKRNQFYVPAEAKLAFVVRIRGINKVAPKVRKVLQLFRLRQINNGVFIKLNKATINMLRIAEPYITWGYPNLKSVRELIYKRGFVKHNRQRVPITDNFVIERKLRQAHQIQCVEDLVHEIFTVGPNFKYASNFLWPFKLNTPTGGWRKKANHYVNGGDFGNREDQINRLLRKMV
- the LOC119547132 gene encoding RIP-like protein, giving the protein MNSTQNPIYHTSVEQKRHAQDVAKRQRMGMQMPKLREMLREKYRKRIIETRNRCTDANREIQLSELRDILRLELSELEKDVELEQLILEELLADVNEWYALGEKNLETLYVEPDEKQKDVLCPVCQIKSLRSHKGAFICECGIQFEHSANMEQLQVVLQQQIASHELNCTQALRFFIEPSSGHLYNMCGSCDYFSSV